Proteins encoded together in one Plectropomus leopardus isolate mb chromosome 19, YSFRI_Pleo_2.0, whole genome shotgun sequence window:
- the LOC121959093 gene encoding LOW QUALITY PROTEIN: NADPH oxidase organizer 1-like (The sequence of the model RefSeq protein was modified relative to this genomic sequence to represent the inferred CDS: inserted 1 base in 1 codon; deleted 1 base in 1 codon), whose product MAAEQRFVISARIIGAVHRDTPKLKMFMISVLWSDHTEVIIYRSFQDFKKFHRQLKKRFPLMNPFKKNDRVIPKFRGQARRSSLQHKASKRFVQRMKFLESYCDKLLKCDQTVTQSSQLTHFFLPKDHDLQPDFTKNSFLILLSDGLPDGSXGGGADGTRHHAGSVTHPFVTQTYRCVAAYETKDTKNRPFKVAVDEKLDVLIKDPAGWWLVENEEKHLAWFPAPYLELWEGEDHDDDDEGFQLAGALYCAVRSYSTKKEDEVSVPIGSVVEVLRKSDNGWWLIRFNGRAGYVPSMNLRPYNNPRAGLYSLHSKLHSSTLNLASSRDPLAAYPPSTNQEPGSPRQSRGEPSVPGFLHKSRSLDVLSETWTQMERGVSTPDSRARSRSNTSTEVSFSGSSSSSQSSFRDSPAGSPQPSVPPRPKTEEILTRCTTMTRKAALATKSRLHMQPESVHSR is encoded by the exons ATGGCTGCTGAACAACGCTTTGTAATCAGTGCCCGCATCATCGGAGCcgtccacagagacacaccgAAACTCAAG ATGTTCATGATCTCTGTGCTCTGGTCCGACCACACTGAAGTGATCATATACAGGTCCTTCCAGGATTTCAAGAAGTTTCAT AGGCAGCTGAAAAAGAGGTTCCCTCTCATGAACCCTTTCAAGAAAAACGACAGAGTGATCCCCAAATTTAGAG GGCAGGCCAGGAGGAGCAGCCTTCAGCACAAAGCATCCAAGCGTTTTGTCCAACGCATGAAGTTCCTGGAGAGCTACTGCGACAAACTGCTGAAGTGTGACCAAACTGTGACTCAGAGCTCGCAGCTCACACACTTCTTCCTGCCCAAAGACCACGACCTGCAGCCAGACTTCACTAAGAACAG CTTCCTGATCCTGCTGTCTGATGGTCTGCCCGACGGCT GGGGAGGAGGGGCTGATGGGACTCGGCATCATGCAGGCAGCGTCACTCACCCGTTTGTTACCCAGACTTACCGCTGCGTGGCTGCTTATGAGACAAAGGACACTAAGAAC CGTCCATTTAAGGTAGCTGTGGACGAGAAGCTGGACGTCCTGATCAAAGACCCTGCAG GTTGGTGGCTGGTGGAGAACGAGGAGAAGCATCTGGCCTGGTTTCCTGCTCCCTACCTGGAGTTATGGGAAGGAGAGgaccatgatgatgatgatgaaggatTCCAGCTCGCAG GCGCCCTGTACTGTGCCGTGAGGAGTTACTCCACCAAGAAGGAGGACGAGGTGTCTGTGCCCATCGGCTCTGTGGTGGAGGTGCTGAGGAAGTCTGACAACGGCTGGTGGCTCATCAG ATTCAATGGCAGGGCAGGTTACGTCCCCTCCATGAACTTGCGACCATACAACAACCCCCGGGCTGGCCTGTACAGCCTGCACAGTAAGCTGCACAGCTCCACTCTGAACCTGGCGTCCAGCAGGGACCCTCTGGCTGCTTATCCACCCAGCACCAACCAAGAACCAGGTTCTCCCCGTCAGTCCAGAGGAGAACCCAGTGTGCCCGGGTTTCTCCACAAATCCCGATCTCTGGATGTCCTCTCTGAGACATGGACGCAGATGGAGAGGGGCGTGTCCACCCCAGACAGCCGTGCACGCAGCCGGAGCAATACAAGCACTGAGGTGAGCTTCTCTGGCTCTTCCTCAAGCAGCCAATCAAGTTTCAGAGACAGTCCTGCAGGCTCCCCCCAGCCGAGT GTGCCACCCAGACCCAAAACTGAGGAGATCCTGACCCGCTGCACCACCATGACCCGCAAGGCAGCGCTGGCCACCAAGAGCCGGCTCCACATGCAGCCAGAGTCCGTCCACAGCCGCTAG